The Desulfovibrio fairfieldensis sequence CGGGAAAGCCGCCGTCAATCCGGGATGGAACAGTTTATCCGATCCGCGTCTGCCCGTCCATCAGAACTATTACGGGGCTTGGCGTAGCCGTCGCATATCCGGGAAATCCGTCCTTCGTGTTCACGCGTTGCCAGCAGCCATAGCATAAAATTGTTTGATTGAACAGTTAAAATGGGCTTGCATTGTGAAATATTTTTTTATCTTTCCTGTGCTCCGGGCCGCGCGAGACAAAGGCCGCCGGAAATCCTGATCGGATTTCCGGCGACGGGAGGGAGGCGCATCGGCATGACGCATTTCTTGAGGCCGCTGTATTCGCGGAGGAATTTCGCCCTGTGCTTGTTTTTGAACCGGGCCCTTCACGCTCCTGCCCGGCAACAGGCGTCAGCTGATCTGGCCGAAGAGATCATTAAGCGCTTCGGTCATGGACGGATGCGTATAGATCATGTCGCGCAGAAAGGCGGAGTTCTGACCGGCGCGCATGGCGGCGGTGACGGTATTGATCATTTCCCCGGCGTCCGCGCAGTGCAGGGCGCAACCGAGAATCGCTCCGCTGTCCGCGTCCGCCACGGCCTTGAGCAGGCCGCTGGTCTCGCCGAGCAGGCGGGCGCGCGGAATGGCCGCGGCGGGCAGTTTGGCAATCGTGACGTTCAGTCCCTGGGCGCGGGCTTCCTCTTCGCTGAGGCCCACGCGGGCCAGGGGCGGGTCCATGAACACGGCGTAGGCCACTGGCCCCCGGTTGCCGGTGTCGCGTTTGCCCTCGCCCCAGAGCGCGTCCCGCACAATGCGGAAGTCGTCCAGGGAAATATAGGTGAACTGCAGGCCGCCCTTGACGTCGCCCAGAGCCCGGATATGCGGCTGGGAGGTCCGCAGCCGGCCGTCCACGGCAATGGCCCCGTGTTCGTCCAGGCGGACGCCCGCGGCCTCCAGGTTCAGCCCTTCGGTCAGAGGCCGCCGCCCGGTCGCCAGCAGCACGGCGTCGGCCGTGAACACCCGCTCTTCCTCCGCGCCGTCCGGCCCGGCGACGCGGCAACGCAGTTCCGTGCGGGTCGCGCCGTCTTCGGCAATGTCGCGCACCGACCGGGCGCTGACTCCCAGGTGAATGCTCACGCCCTGAGCTTCCAGGGCCGCGCGCACGCTCTGGGCCATGTCCGCGTCCTCGCGCGGCAGGAAACGCCGGGAATATTCCAGCATGGTCACGCTGGAACCGAACTTCGCGTACATGGAGGCCATCTCCAGCGCGATATAGCCCGCGCCCAGAATGACCAGCCGGCGCGGCAGACGGGTCAGGTCCAGCAGGCTGGTGCTGGTGTAAACGTTGGCGCTTTCGGCCAGGCCCTCAATGGGCGGAATCACGCTGTACGCGCCGGTATTGATGTAAATATCCTCACCGTGCAGGAGTTCCGCGTGCCCGTCGGCAAAGCGCACTTCCACCTCATGGGGCGATGCAAAGGAAGCCTGGCCCGTGAGCACGGTCACGCCCCGGCTGGTCAGCATCTCCAGGTTCTTTTGGCGCAGGAAGCCGGTGACTTCGTCCTTGCGGGCCACGGCGCGGGCATAGTCCGCGGCTTTCTGCGCGAAATCGCGCTCCGCGCAGCCGGAGAGCGCCTTGGCCTCGTGCACCAGCGTTTTGGTGGGAATGCAGGCGATGTTGATACAGGTGCCGCCGTACATCCGGTCCGATTTTTCAATCATGGCCACGCGGCGGCCTTTGCCGGCCAGAGCGGCGGCGATGGTTTTGCCGCCTTTGCCGAAGCCGATGATGATGTCGTCGAAGTTTTGCATGATATGTCCTCCGGACGGCGCGGGGGCCGCCCGAGTGCTGTATGGTAATTAATGAAACACGTAGCCGCCGTCGGCCCGGTACTCCGGCGAGCCGTTCAGGTACCAGAGCGCCTGTTGTCCGGGCCGGGTCTTGTGGACCATTTCATAGGCATAGGCGGCCCGGCGGCCGGTGCGGCAGACGAAAAGCACGGGCTTGTCCGTCGGCACTTCCGCGAGTCGCGCGGGCAGTTCCTCCACCGGAAGAAGCCGGGCCCCGGGCACATGGCCCTGGGCGAACTCGTCGGGGCTGCGCACGTCAATGACTACCAGATCCTTGCCCAGGCTGTCGATGAGGGCCTGGGCGGCCTGAGCCTTGAGCGGTCCCGTGGCGGGCAGGTCGGCGCGGGCCGTGGCGACGGTGCCGGAGAACAACAGGGCGGCGAATATAAATAAGGAAAGCAGGGCGGCGGGGCGGAAATTTTTCATGGCGCAACTCGCTTGTTTGAGGTGGACGGAGTCAAAAAATGAATTAATTATTTAACGATTGTTAAAAAACTAAAAAACGCTATGCTTGTCAAGCGATATTTTGAAGTTCAAGGAGCATACCCATGGGAAGACCACCGCTGCACGACGATGCAAAACTCAAACAGGATATGGTGGATTGCCTCTGGCAGCTCGGCTACGACGCGCCCATCAGCGCCGTGGTGCAGAGCACCGGGGCCAAGGCCGCCAGTCTGTATGCCCGCTTCGGCAGCAAGAAGGGCATGCTGCTGGCCGCGCTGGACGTCTATGCCGAGGACCATCTGGCGGATCTGCATCGCCTGCTGAACAGCATGCCTCCAGGTCCGGAGCGGATCAGGGCGGTGCTGGAAAAAGCCCTTGACTGTTTTGACGACCCCCTGCATCGGGGCTGTTTTCTGGTCAACGGCGTGCTGGAGGCCAATGCCGGTGAACCGGAGTTTGCCAAGCGCCTCCAAAAACACATGGCCGACATCCGCACGGAATTCAGTTGGGCCCTGGCCGAAACTCCCGGCCTGTCCGGCTTCTTCAGCATAGAGGGGGCCGCCTGGTTCCTGCAGGCCCAGATCTGGGGGCTCAAGATCATGGCCCGGCTCAATCCCCAACGGGAACTGGGCCAGCGGCTGGTGGAACAGGCCATGTACGCCCTGTTCGGGCCGGATGCGGTGAAGGGCGGGCCGGAGGACAGCGCGGTGAGCGCGGAGGGTGGGGGAGCCGCCGGTACCGGGTAAGCCCGGTTCCGGAGAGCACTTCGATTTGTTGTCCGGAACCGGAATGCATTGCAGGGGCCGCGCCGCGTTATTTCCGGACTGTGGGCGAATTTGCCGCCGGAGCGGGCGCGAGCAGGCGCAGAACTTCCGGCGGCGCGTTGGCCGCGCGGGCCGCGTCCAAAGGCAGGACGCCGTGCCGGTCCGGTTGTCCGGGCCTAGCGCCCGCGTCCAGCATGAGGCGCAGCAGGCGCTGGCCGGTTTCCGGCGAAACCTGCCCCAGAATGCGGGCCACGGCCACCAGCGGCTCGCCGGGATCCCGTTCGGGCTGAGGGGCACGGTGCCGGCCGCCGTCGCTGAGACCCGTCTCGATAACATTCCGGGCCGCCGGAAAGTCTTCCATAGCCCTGTCCCTGTCGCCGGCTTGCGGCTGGCGTTCCAGAGGCCGTGCGTTCCAGGTCCGTAAAGGTTCATAACTTGTTTGGCGGCGGCACCAGCCCGGCGGCCGGGTGGCCGCGCGCGTGGCATGGATTTTTTTCAGATAGGCCGCCGCCGTCAGATGGCTGCCCACGGCACGCCACGCCACGTCGGGCAACTCCAGGCGCACGGCGCAGAGCGCGTTCAGGCCGTCGTCCTTCTTGTCTTTGCCCCATGTTTTCGTCCGCTCTTCCTGCCAGGCGCGCAGGCTGTCCCTGGAAGCGGCATCCAGCAACTGGCAGGTCAGCAGCGGAGGGTGGCGCTGTTCCATTTCGTCCCGGAAACGCAGCAAGGCTTTCAGGCTCCGCTGGCGTATGCGCGCATTCTGGTCGCGTTGCAGCCGTGCAAAGCGGTCGTCGGCCTGATTTTTGTTTTTGCCGAAAATGCTCACAGTAAGAGCCACGATGGTTTCCGGGGGAAGATCCCAGGCTTTCCATTCAAGTTCCAGCGGCGGTTCTTTTGAGGGCTGCCCGGCGGCCAGGGCGGACAGCCAGTTGAGAGAGGCGGAACGGGCTTCGGGCAACAGGCATTTGACGGCCGCCATACGCGGGCCGGTGCCTTCCTGAAGCTGAAGCCGGCGCCATTCGCCGGGGCCCTTGTGCTCGGTCCGCACCAGGGAATCCAGCGTAGGCGGGGCCGGAGACAGGGAATTCATGTAATGCCGTTCCATCTCGGTGGGTGGGGGAACGGGCAGATCCCGGACGGGAACCAGCGTGTCAGGAGCGCCGCTGCCTCTCAGTGTCTTCAGCGCGGCGGCCAGAATGGCCACGTAGTCCTTGTCCGCGCGCGTTTGCATCTGTTCCGACAGGGTGAAGAAGCCAGGGCTCCTGTCATCCAGGCGGGCAATCAACTCCAGCAGCCAGCGGATCACGGCCGCTTCCGGAATGTGGCCGATGGGCGGCGAATGCGCATCAGTCTGTCTGGCCTTGGGCTTGGGAGGCGGCGGATAGCCCAGATCCATCCCTTCCCGGATCAGGGGTTCCGCGTGCCGGGCCACGGTTTTGTCCGGCGCGGCCAGGAGTTCGGCCAGGGGTGAGACTCCGGCGGCGTCATAGACATGGGGCTCGGCTCCGGCATTGCGCAGGATCAGCAGAAAGAGCGGGTCGGCCTTGCGCGCGGCCAGATGCAGAGGGGTACGGCCCGTTGCGTCACGGGCGTTGACCCGGGCGCGCAGGGGCGAACCGGGCCAGAGCAGGCGCGACAGCACGGCGTGATTGTCCGTATGTTCCATCAGGGCGTGCAGCAAAAGGCCGTGTTCCAAAACCGGCGCGGGCAGAGCCGTGAGCGCGGCCAGAGCGTCCTCGGGACGGGCATGGCGGCAGACGGCCGCGAACTCTTCCACCGAAGCGGGCTTGCGCCCCAGCAGAAGGCCCAGGCGGGGCGCTGCCTCCAGCAGGGTCATGGGCTTGTCCGAGCGGGCCATGCGGATCAGGCCTGTGAAGCTGTCCTCCAGCAGGTCCCGGAAAAGCATGACCAGGCCCAGTACGGCGATGATCACAAGCAGGGTGCGCAGCAGGCGGCGCGGGATGCCGTAAACGTTTTCCGCCGTCACCGCAGCCGGAGGCGCTTCCGGCTGCGTGTCCGCTGTAGCGGCCTGCCGCACGGAGGAGGCTCGATCGTCTTCGCGCCGGGGGCCGTGACGCGCGTTTTTCGCTCGGGACATGTCTGCCTCCTCGTGGCGGACACGGTGCGAAAAATGCGGGCTCCGCCCCGGCGCCCCAAGACGCGGGAGCGGAGCCCGAGAATGCCGTGTGCGGGTGGGTTACGGTTTCAGGCCCATCTTGCCCACGGCCTGCATGCCGCCCGTGGAATTGACCACATCCGTGATGCCGTTGCGGGCCAGGATCAGCAGGCTGTCATAAGCGCGCAGGCCCGTATTGCAGATGATCGCCACGGGCCGGTCTTTGGGTACTTCATTGACTCTGGCCGCGATTTCCTCCAGCGGAATGGAGTGCCATTCCGGATGCTGGGCCTGCACGGCCTGACCGGCCTTGGCCGGGCGGGCGTCAATGAAGAAGATGTGGTTCTGGTCCCGGTTCTTCCACAGTTCCATGAACTGGTCGCCGGTCACGGGTTTGAAGCGTCCGGCCAGCACGTTGTCCGCCACGTTGCCCACCACGTTGACCACGTCCATGGCCGAGGCGAAGGGCGGCGCGTAGGAAACTTCCAGATTGGAGATGTCCTCTACCGTGGGTCTGGCGTATTGCAGCACACCGGCCACGGCGTCCACGCGGGCCTTGAGGGCGTCGCCCGCCGAGCAGGCCCCCTGAATGCCCAGCACGCGCCTGGTGGGCTT is a genomic window containing:
- a CDS encoding FAD-dependent oxidoreductase, which encodes MQNFDDIIIGFGKGGKTIAAALAGKGRRVAMIEKSDRMYGGTCINIACIPTKTLVHEAKALSGCAERDFAQKAADYARAVARKDEVTGFLRQKNLEMLTSRGVTVLTGQASFASPHEVEVRFADGHAELLHGEDIYINTGAYSVIPPIEGLAESANVYTSTSLLDLTRLPRRLVILGAGYIALEMASMYAKFGSSVTMLEYSRRFLPREDADMAQSVRAALEAQGVSIHLGVSARSVRDIAEDGATRTELRCRVAGPDGAEEERVFTADAVLLATGRRPLTEGLNLEAAGVRLDEHGAIAVDGRLRTSQPHIRALGDVKGGLQFTYISLDDFRIVRDALWGEGKRDTGNRGPVAYAVFMDPPLARVGLSEEEARAQGLNVTIAKLPAAAIPRARLLGETSGLLKAVADADSGAILGCALHCADAGEMINTVTAAMRAGQNSAFLRDMIYTHPSMTEALNDLFGQIS
- a CDS encoding TetR/AcrR family transcriptional regulator, which gives rise to MGRPPLHDDAKLKQDMVDCLWQLGYDAPISAVVQSTGAKAASLYARFGSKKGMLLAALDVYAEDHLADLHRLLNSMPPGPERIRAVLEKALDCFDDPLHRGCFLVNGVLEANAGEPEFAKRLQKHMADIRTEFSWALAETPGLSGFFSIEGAAWFLQAQIWGLKIMARLNPQRELGQRLVEQAMYALFGPDAVKGGPEDSAVSAEGGGAAGTG
- a CDS encoding ankyrin repeat domain-containing protein, whose amino-acid sequence is MSRAKNARHGPRREDDRASSVRQAATADTQPEAPPAAVTAENVYGIPRRLLRTLLVIIAVLGLVMLFRDLLEDSFTGLIRMARSDKPMTLLEAAPRLGLLLGRKPASVEEFAAVCRHARPEDALAALTALPAPVLEHGLLLHALMEHTDNHAVLSRLLWPGSPLRARVNARDATGRTPLHLAARKADPLFLLILRNAGAEPHVYDAAGVSPLAELLAAPDKTVARHAEPLIREGMDLGYPPPPKPKARQTDAHSPPIGHIPEAAVIRWLLELIARLDDRSPGFFTLSEQMQTRADKDYVAILAAALKTLRGSGAPDTLVPVRDLPVPPPTEMERHYMNSLSPAPPTLDSLVRTEHKGPGEWRRLQLQEGTGPRMAAVKCLLPEARSASLNWLSALAAGQPSKEPPLELEWKAWDLPPETIVALTVSIFGKNKNQADDRFARLQRDQNARIRQRSLKALLRFRDEMEQRHPPLLTCQLLDAASRDSLRAWQEERTKTWGKDKKDDGLNALCAVRLELPDVAWRAVGSHLTAAAYLKKIHATRAATRPPGWCRRQTSYEPLRTWNARPLERQPQAGDRDRAMEDFPAARNVIETGLSDGGRHRAPQPERDPGEPLVAVARILGQVSPETGQRLLRLMLDAGARPGQPDRHGVLPLDAARAANAPPEVLRLLAPAPAANSPTVRK
- a CDS encoding rhodanese-like domain-containing protein, whose protein sequence is MKNFRPAALLSLFIFAALLFSGTVATARADLPATGPLKAQAAQALIDSLGKDLVVIDVRSPDEFAQGHVPGARLLPVEELPARLAEVPTDKPVLFVCRTGRRAAYAYEMVHKTRPGQQALWYLNGSPEYRADGGYVFH